A genomic segment from Polyangium mundeleinium encodes:
- a CDS encoding alpha/beta fold hydrolase, which translates to MPFAPPPPLPGFLAADMPLRRRAYRLEHTDDAGKLVHFVDHGPERARPALFVHGNPTWSFLWRKVIAGLPELRCIAPDLLGFGLSDRLARLEDHSVERHAAVVAELVTALDLRDLVLVGQDWGGPIGVLAASLVPDRIAAVVLANTSILAPARPRGTLFHRFARVPVVSDVVFRGLGFPQNLLAIAQGDRHSIRGTTARAYTYPLRSLADRIGPLALARMVPDSPEHPSLPALQRVEAWIRGFSGPVALVWGERDPILGKALARHQRVLPRASVTTTQAGHFLQEEVPDEIAAAVEDVIERLKRR; encoded by the coding sequence ATGCCCTTCGCGCCTCCGCCCCCCCTGCCCGGCTTCCTCGCCGCCGACATGCCCCTGCGCCGCCGCGCCTACCGGCTCGAACACACGGACGACGCCGGCAAGCTCGTGCATTTCGTCGACCACGGGCCGGAGCGGGCGCGCCCGGCGCTCTTCGTCCACGGCAACCCCACCTGGTCGTTCCTCTGGCGCAAGGTCATCGCCGGCCTGCCCGAGCTGCGCTGTATTGCGCCCGACTTGCTCGGGTTCGGACTCTCCGACAGACTCGCCCGCCTCGAAGACCACTCCGTCGAGCGCCACGCCGCCGTCGTGGCCGAGCTCGTCACGGCGCTCGACCTGCGGGACCTCGTCCTCGTCGGGCAGGACTGGGGCGGGCCGATCGGCGTCCTCGCGGCCTCGCTCGTGCCCGACCGGATCGCCGCCGTCGTCCTCGCGAACACCTCCATCCTCGCCCCGGCGCGCCCGCGGGGCACCTTGTTCCACCGCTTCGCCCGCGTGCCCGTCGTGAGCGACGTCGTCTTCCGGGGCCTTGGCTTCCCGCAGAACCTGCTCGCCATCGCCCAGGGCGATCGCCACTCGATCCGCGGCACCACCGCCCGCGCCTACACCTACCCGCTGCGCAGCCTCGCCGACCGGATCGGCCCCCTCGCCCTCGCGCGGATGGTCCCGGACAGCCCCGAGCACCCGAGCCTCCCGGCGCTCCAGCGCGTCGAGGCCTGGATCCGCGGCTTCTCCGGGCCCGTCGCGCTCGTATGGGGCGAGCGGGATCCGATCCTCGGCAAGGCTCTCGCGCGGCACCAGCGCGTCTTGCCGCGCGCAAGCGTCACGACCACCCAGGCGGGCCACTTCCTCCAGGAAGAGGTGCCCGACGAGATCGCCGCGGCCGTGGAGGACGTCATCGAGCGGCTCAAGCGGCGCTAG
- a CDS encoding N-acetylmuramoyl-L-alanine amidase — MISRRSLLFGLAGAGAAAATTAVALRRGGRVTRLPDPFGPLAALTPWFPAGFGVRRVFVDPGHGAAGNPGNSSCFCREEQDFTMAAGRALAAALRAMGAFEVRLSREGPGPVEYRARVEDAEAWGAEVFLSLHSDVRGQTGERWNPEPGRECVVNLAAPGYSVLWSDEGEPKLADARHALARAVARRMREAGFSAYAGVEYGDLYSVDPEQPGVFVDRHTPERRIFVLRRPKMPSVLVETHHALDPRDARRWDEPATLVSFASAVGAALVDVLGS; from the coding sequence GTGATCTCGCGTCGATCCCTGCTTTTCGGCCTCGCCGGCGCGGGCGCCGCGGCCGCCACGACGGCCGTCGCCCTGCGCCGCGGCGGGCGCGTCACGCGGCTGCCCGATCCGTTCGGGCCGCTCGCCGCGCTGACGCCGTGGTTTCCAGCTGGCTTCGGGGTGCGGCGGGTCTTCGTGGATCCGGGGCACGGCGCGGCGGGAAACCCGGGGAACTCGTCGTGTTTCTGCCGGGAAGAGCAGGACTTCACGATGGCCGCGGGCCGCGCGCTCGCCGCGGCGCTGCGGGCGATGGGGGCGTTCGAGGTGCGCCTCTCCCGGGAGGGGCCGGGGCCCGTGGAGTACCGGGCCCGCGTGGAGGATGCCGAGGCGTGGGGAGCCGAGGTGTTCTTGAGCCTGCACTCGGACGTTCGAGGTCAAACAGGCGAGCGCTGGAACCCCGAGCCCGGCCGCGAATGCGTGGTGAACCTGGCAGCGCCGGGGTATTCGGTGCTCTGGTCGGACGAGGGGGAGCCGAAGCTCGCCGACGCGCGCCACGCGCTCGCGCGGGCCGTGGCGCGGCGGATGCGGGAGGCGGGGTTTTCGGCGTACGCGGGCGTGGAGTACGGCGACCTGTATTCGGTCGATCCGGAGCAGCCTGGGGTCTTCGTCGACAGGCACACGCCCGAGCGGCGGATCTTCGTGCTGCGGCGGCCGAAGATGCCCTCGGTGCTGGTGGAGACGCACCACGCGCTCGATCCGCGTGATGCGCGGCGCTGGGACGAGCCGGCGACGCTCGTGTCGTTCGCCTCGGCCGTGGGGGCGGCGCTCGTGGACGTCCTCGGCTCCTAG